Proteins from one Candidatus Methylomirabilis tolerans genomic window:
- a CDS encoding type II toxin-antitoxin system RelE/ParE family toxin, with protein MGTFSLVFKQSVAKDLRGISKKDVSRLLKCFEALAEDPRGKGCEKLSGQERYRLRQDSYRIVYEIQDDVLVAIVVKIGHRRDVYRVADQRLGSGRPCRPFSRNVRPPSHPSARSA; from the coding sequence ATGGGAACATTTAGCCTGGTATTCAAGCAATCAGTTGCTAAGGATCTTCGAGGGATTTCGAAAAAGGACGTTTCCCGGCTCCTGAAATGCTTTGAGGCGTTGGCGGAGGATCCACGCGGGAAAGGATGCGAAAAGTTGTCCGGACAGGAAAGGTATCGACTTCGACAGGATTCATACCGTATCGTCTACGAAATCCAGGACGATGTTCTCGTAGCAATCGTTGTCAAGATCGGGCACCGGCGCGACGTCTACAGGGTAGCTGACCAGCGGCTGGGATCGGGCCGACCTTGTCGGCCGTTCAGTCGCAACGTGAGGCCGCCATCCCACCCCAGCGCCCGGTCAGCTTGA
- a CDS encoding CopG family transcriptional regulator has protein sequence MSESAKRSTVYFSPDLHRALRIKAAHTQRTVSDLVNDAVRLALREDQEDLAAFVERQAEPVMTYEELLRDLKAHGNI, from the coding sequence ATGAGTGAGTCTGCCAAGCGTTCCACAGTCTACTTCAGCCCGGACCTGCATCGAGCCCTTCGTATAAAGGCTGCCCATACCCAGCGCACCGTGTCCGATCTCGTCAATGACGCTGTGCGCTTAGCCCTCCGCGAGGATCAAGAAGACTTGGCTGCCTTCGTCGAGCGACAGGCAGAACCCGTGATGACCTACGAGGAGCTTTTAAGAGACCTTAAAGCTCATGGGAACATTTAG